The Pogona vitticeps strain Pit_001003342236 chromosome 3, PviZW2.1, whole genome shotgun sequence genome includes a window with the following:
- the SRPRB gene encoding signal recognition particle receptor subunit beta, which translates to MDTVEVAAAREGSPPPQDAPLLPAQEVAPVQLLISVAVAVLVVLVLLIWKFVQSRKSSRRAVLLLGLCGSGKTLLFVRLLTGNFRNTQTSITDSSASYRVKNDKSTNVTLIDLPGHESLRLQLLDRFKAAARAIVFVVDSVAFQREMKDVAEFLYQILIDNIVLKNAPPLLIACNKQDVTMAKSSKLIQQQLERELNTLRVTLSAAPSTMDSSSSGSASQLGKKGKEFDFSQLPMKVEFVECSARGSKGEEGSADLEDLERWLARVA; encoded by the exons ATGGATACCGTGGAAGTGGCCGCCGCCCGCGAAGGGTCTCCGCCGCCTCAGGATGCGCCGCTGCTGCCGGCGCAAGAGGTGGCCCCGGTCCAGCTCCTGATCTCGGTGGCGGTGGCTGTCCTGGTCGTCTTGGTTCTGC TGATCTGGAAATTTGTCCAGTCCAGAAAGAGCAGCCGGAGAGCGGTGCTTTTGTTGGGGCTCTGTGGCTCCGGGAAAACTCTTCTGTTTGTAAGG CTGTTGACAGGAAACTTCCGAAATACACAGACATCAATTACTGATAGCTCTGCATCATACAGAGTGAAAAATGACAAG AGCACAAATGTCACCTTAATTGATCTCCCAGGTCATGAGAGTTTGCGGCTTCAGTTATTGGATAGGTTCAAGGCTGCAGCCAG GGCAATTGTATTTGTTGTGGACAGTGTGGCATTCCAGCGGGAAATGAAAGATGTGGCTGAATTCCTCTACCAGATTCTAATTGATAACATTGTGCTTAAGAATGCACCTCCTCTGTTAATTGCCTGCAACAAACAAG atgTTACAATGGCAAAATCATCCAAACTTATACAACAGCAGCTGGAAAGAGAACT CAACACCTTACGAGTGACCCTGTCAGCTGCTCCAAGCACAATGGACAGCTCAAGTTCTGGATCAGCCTCACAGCTTGGGAAAAAGGGCAAGGAATTTGACTTCTCCCAGCTGCCCATGAAAGTGGAATTTGTTGAATGCAGTGCCAGAGGAAGCAAGGGAGAGGAGGGCAGTGCTGACCTTGAGGATTTGGAAAGGTGGCTGGCAAGAGTTGCCTGA